The Lutra lutra chromosome 15, mLutLut1.2, whole genome shotgun sequence genome includes a region encoding these proteins:
- the RD3 gene encoding protein RD3 has product MSLIPWLRWNEAPSRLSSRRPAEMVLETLMMELAGQMREAERQQWERGNAVRKICTGVDYSWLASTPRPTYDLSPGERLQLEDVCAKIHPSYCGPAILRFRQLLAEQEPEVQEVSQLFRSVLQEVLERMKQEEEAHKLTRQWSLRPRGPLALATFKTRARISPFTSDIRTISEDVERDTPPPLRTWSMPEFRAPKED; this is encoded by the exons ATGTCCCTCATCCCCTGGCTGCGGTGGAATGAAGCCCCCTCGAGGCTGTCCTCCCGGAGGCCCGCCGAGATGGTGCTGGAGACGCTCATGATGGAGCTGGCAGGGCAGATGCGAGAGGCGGAGAGGCAGCAGTGGGAGCGCGGCAATGCAGTCAGGAAGATCTGCACCGGGGTCGACTACAGCTGGCTGGCCAGCACCCCCCGGCCCACCTACGACCTCAGCCCTGGCGAGCGGCTACAACTAGAGGACGTCTGTGCCAAGATCCACCCTTCCTACTGTGGGCCCGCCATCCTCAG GTTCCGGCAGCTGCTGGCGGAGCAGGAGCCCGAGGTTCAGGAGGTGTCCCAGCTCTTCCGCTCGGTGCTGCAGGAGGTCCTGGAGAGaatgaagcaggaggaggaggcccaCAAGCTGACTCGGCAGTGGAGCCTGCGGCCCCGCGGCCCCCTGGCGCTGGCCACCTTCAAGACCCGAGCGCGCATCTCCCCCTTCACCAGTGATATCCGGACCATCTCCGAGGACGTGGAGCGGGACACGCCGCCGCCGCTCCGGACCTGGAGCATGCCGGAGTTCCGGGCGCCCAAAGAGGACTGA